The genomic DNA GGCAGCACCGGACCGGCGAGAGCCATCAGCACGCCGTCCGTCGCGGCGTAGAAGACGCCCAGCAGCACCAGGACGAGCCCGGCAGTCGCCCACCCGGGCGGGGCCAGCAGGACGAGGTACGCGGCGAGCAGCGCGCCGTGCCCGTACAGGAACGGGGTCCGCCGGCCGGTCCGGTCCGCGATCCGGCCCGCCGGGACGGCGAGCAGCAGGTAGCAGGCCGCGGCGCCCAGCGGCAGCAGCGGGAAGTACTCGGGCGGCAGGTCCAGGCGGCGCTGCAGCAGCAGGTAGAGGAAGGAGTCGCCGATCGTCGCGGCGCCCAGCAGCGCGGCGGCCGCGACGACCCGCCGGAACACCGGATCGGCGAGTGCCCGTCGGGCGGTCGGCCGCGCGGGCCGGGCCACCCGCGCCGGTGCCGGCGCGGGCACAGGCACCGGCACCGGCACCGGCGCGGGCACCGGCCGGCCCGTCCGTCCCGGGACGAACAGGGCCAGCACCAGCACCCCGAGCAGCCCGGTGGCGAAGCTGACCACGAACACGGCGTCGTACGCGTCGGCCGTCGCCCACAGCACCGCGAACGCGACCAGCGGGCCGATCAGCGCGCCGGTGGTGTCCATCGCGCGGTGCACGCCGAACGCCCGGCCGAGTGCCTCCGGCGGTGCGCTGAGCGAGATCATCGCGTCCCGGGGCGCGGTCCGCACGCCCTTGCCCAGCCGGTCGGCGGCCAGCGCGGCGGCGATTCCGCCGGCCGCTCCGCCGGCCAGCAGCAGGCCGAGCCGGGAGAGCGCGGAGAGCAGGTAGCCGGCTCCGGCGACCGCCTTGTGCCGGCCGTCGCCGCGGTCGGCGAGCCGGCCGCCGAGCAGCCGCACCAGCGCCGTGGCTCCGTTGAACATCCCGTCGAGGAAGCCGAATTGGAGGGGTGACAGGCCGAGACCCAGCACCAGGTAGAGCGGCAGCACGGCGGTGACCATCTCCGAGGAGACGTCGGTGACCAGGCTGACCGCGCCGAGCGCGAGAACCGTGCCGGGGACGCGCCGCCCCACCCCGGTGGGGCGGGGCGGCGCGTCCGAACCGCGGCCGGTGGTGGCCAGGTACATCATCAGTGGCAGCTGTACTTCGGGCTGCTGTCCTTGACCTGGCCGTCGGTGCCGACGTAGCTCCAGCCGTAGCCGGTGTCGGTGAAGTCCAGCTTCAGGACGCCGTAGTCACCGCTGATCCGCTTCTGGCTGTTGGGCTGGACCGTCTCGATCGGGTAGGGCTCGGCGCCGCCCATGCCGCCGACGATCTCGACGATGCCGTCGGCGGTGGCCTTCCCGTCC from Kitasatospora terrestris includes the following:
- a CDS encoding MFS transporter, yielding MYLATTGRGSDAPPRPTGVGRRVPGTVLALGAVSLVTDVSSEMVTAVLPLYLVLGLGLSPLQFGFLDGMFNGATALVRLLGGRLADRGDGRHKAVAGAGYLLSALSRLGLLLAGGAAGGIAAALAADRLGKGVRTAPRDAMISLSAPPEALGRAFGVHRAMDTTGALIGPLVAFAVLWATADAYDAVFVVSFATGLLGVLVLALFVPGRTGRPVPAPVPVPVPVPAPAPARVARPARPTARRALADPVFRRVVAAAALLGAATIGDSFLYLLLQRRLDLPPEYFPLLPLGAAACYLLLAVPAGRIADRTGRRTPFLYGHGALLAAYLVLLAPPGWATAGLVLVLLGVFYAATDGVLMALAGPVLPPERRAGGLAVLQTGQALARLVGAAGFGAAWTWWGARPALAVAALALAAGLAAAWRILPEGKTS